One genomic region from bacterium encodes:
- a CDS encoding beta-galactosidase trimerization domain-containing protein, with translation MKKNLAILILICTLTAMAAAQTAAPFIPLMDWGHWRLGQKADLDFLKKNHMTITFGSGAPNFETVSRAEFDQKMTEAKAFNQKYHDLGYIVLRYLSTSLNGTTATAEDKPQKEQIHLLKFYNDAWDDYADYLGLKPPQQDNPMTWITVQPDGDFPFYRYAPYGAKVTPGFETWGCPDNPWYVQMMKGRVRAQAETGIDGSYVDWTQIAGGTCYCDWTHKAFITWLKANLPAAVARAKYGTDAYERITLPKKRGEPFWMEWLRFRGESVSRFHAQLLEAARQVNPHFQIAGNVYGGFGYGPIAYDAAGNFEMLGETDTFLYSEIQEYLDSAPRKNEQGVKVSNSPALKFLAAASHGKPVIIYATEITPPIFPNPTDEALSAMAQINIAEAVANHCIFREKRLTPEGATRTYAFLADNEPLLLTCQLRSPVAILASLNQYLADELSFAFVTSRLLADQGIAHDLIVEKDLMDGTLKRYDLVVVPYLPLLSLEKQHALVAFARAGGKVLVLGESGRKDEFGLEQTQNRFLQALKQKSWPATYREKKVGKGALAYLPLPIPADRYLVPAKEKSEFTTFGPSMADLFADIPEAYTRGRFNAALLPQLTAAAERVRNLLNNRMSCLTTPSPLVEITTMLPEKQSHMLLHLVNYDVTVDGHITPATKVGVQLLLPPGKRAVRVTCSGALTERQPLAFKEDPDNPRLITFTVPEIQVYGLAVVELN, from the coding sequence ATGAAAAAGAATCTGGCTATTCTGATCCTGATCTGCACGCTGACAGCGATGGCTGCAGCCCAAACCGCCGCGCCCTTCATCCCGCTGATGGATTGGGGTCATTGGCGTCTCGGTCAAAAAGCGGATCTCGATTTCCTCAAGAAGAACCATATGACGATCACTTTCGGCAGCGGTGCCCCAAATTTTGAGACTGTCAGCCGCGCCGAGTTCGATCAAAAGATGACCGAGGCCAAGGCGTTCAATCAAAAATACCACGACCTCGGCTACATCGTACTGCGTTACCTCTCTACCTCGCTGAACGGCACGACCGCCACGGCGGAGGACAAACCGCAGAAGGAGCAGATTCATCTGCTCAAATTCTACAACGATGCGTGGGACGACTATGCCGATTATCTGGGTCTCAAACCGCCGCAGCAGGATAATCCGATGACCTGGATCACGGTACAGCCGGATGGGGATTTCCCTTTTTACCGCTATGCCCCCTATGGCGCCAAGGTCACCCCGGGATTTGAGACCTGGGGGTGCCCGGACAATCCCTGGTATGTGCAAATGATGAAGGGACGGGTGCGCGCCCAGGCGGAGACCGGCATCGACGGCTCCTACGTCGACTGGACTCAGATCGCCGGCGGCACCTGCTACTGCGACTGGACCCACAAGGCTTTCATCACCTGGCTGAAAGCGAACCTGCCGGCCGCCGTCGCGCGGGCCAAGTACGGCACCGACGCCTATGAGCGCATCACCCTGCCGAAAAAGCGCGGCGAGCCCTTTTGGATGGAATGGCTGCGGTTCCGTGGCGAATCGGTTTCCCGCTTTCATGCGCAGTTGCTCGAAGCGGCGCGGCAGGTCAATCCCCATTTCCAGATCGCCGGCAATGTTTATGGCGGCTTCGGATATGGCCCGATCGCCTACGATGCTGCGGGCAATTTCGAAATGCTCGGCGAGACCGACACCTTCCTCTATTCCGAAATACAGGAGTATCTCGACAGTGCCCCGCGCAAAAACGAGCAGGGCGTCAAGGTCAGCAACAGCCCGGCCCTCAAATTCCTCGCCGCCGCCTCACACGGCAAACCGGTGATCATTTATGCCACCGAGATCACCCCGCCGATCTTTCCCAATCCCACCGACGAGGCCCTGAGCGCCATGGCCCAGATCAATATCGCCGAGGCCGTCGCCAATCACTGTATTTTCCGTGAAAAGCGGCTCACCCCCGAGGGGGCCACACGCACCTACGCCTTCCTTGCGGATAATGAACCGCTGCTGCTCACCTGCCAACTGCGCAGTCCTGTCGCCATCCTCGCCTCGCTCAACCAGTACCTCGCCGACGAGCTCTCCTTTGCCTTCGTCACCTCCCGCCTTCTGGCGGACCAGGGCATCGCCCATGATCTCATTGTCGAAAAGGATCTCATGGACGGAACGCTCAAGCGTTACGATCTCGTTGTCGTACCCTATCTGCCCCTGCTGAGCCTGGAAAAACAACACGCGTTGGTCGCATTCGCCAGGGCGGGCGGCAAAGTTCTCGTATTGGGCGAGAGCGGTCGCAAGGATGAATTCGGACTGGAACAAACGCAGAACCGTTTTCTCCAAGCGCTCAAACAAAAATCCTGGCCAGCGACGTACCGCGAGAAGAAGGTGGGCAAGGGCGCGCTGGCCTATCTGCCGCTGCCGATTCCGGCGGACCGCTATCTGGTGCCGGCCAAAGAGAAATCCGAATTCACCACCTTCGGCCCTTCAATGGCCGATCTTTTCGCCGATATTCCCGAGGCCTATACCCGCGGTCGTTTCAATGCGGCGCTCCTGCCGCAGTTGACCGCCGCAGCCGAGCGGGTCAGAAACCTGCTGAATAACCGGATGAGCTGCCTGACCACGCCGTCCCCCCTGGTCGAGATCACCACGATGCTGCCGGAGAAACAGAGTCACATGCTGCTCCACTTGGTCAATTACGATGTGACCGTTGATGGCCACATCACTCCGGCCACCAAGGTCGGTGTACAACTACTGCTGCCGCCGGGAAAACGGGCGGTGCGGGTGACCTGTTCCGGCGCGCTGACAGAACGCCAGCCGCTCGCATTCAAGGAAGATCCGGATAATCCGCGTCTGATCACCTTCACCGTGCCCGAAATTCAGGTATACGGTCTGGCGGTGGTGGAACTGAATTGA
- a CDS encoding DUF4832 domain-containing protein, which translates to MNRCLIALSFALAVAVAAQEPSLKQIDFAESAEIFPNPERGFYRYANLPNLSTLPDLQKEAVTLIFGRIAANSYREKDFPSSYLTQIQRGFDTARAKGVKVNVRVSYCDDIGQADASKEQIFRHIDQLQPLLAKNKDVINLVEAGFIGAWGEWHSSTHGLDTPENRREILFKLLSALPADRMAVVRTPHYKRQIFRDSVITADRAFDGSYLSRTGFHNDCFLAGPDDMGTYIERSRAKEIEYISGETRFTPFGGETCGVSSYAQCRNAVAEMEKLHCSYLNDGYHPDVLALWKSSGCLADLKRRLGYRLVLRGAQLPETVRPGGRLAFTFAIENVGFAAPHNPRSLFLVLRDAATGREASASISLDPRSWLPGDTLTFSRQFRIPADWPAGTASVALWLPDPEPSLRNDPRYAIRFANSGIWEQSRGVNRIADQLLIDPNAPGEADLQARELIEIGPLAHVGSRSSLPAAFVLGAFPNPFNSQITIQYQLPQAEAVRLEICNLHGRSVSTLVEGQQSAGWHTVQWDGRCGGSQAASGIYLIRLKTASSETVKNIVLTR; encoded by the coding sequence CTCCCCGATTTGCAGAAGGAGGCGGTGACCTTGATCTTCGGGCGCATCGCTGCCAACAGCTACCGGGAGAAGGATTTTCCCTCGAGTTATCTGACCCAGATCCAGCGCGGTTTTGACACCGCACGGGCGAAGGGCGTCAAGGTCAACGTGAGGGTCTCATACTGCGACGACATCGGCCAGGCCGATGCCTCCAAGGAGCAGATTTTCCGCCATATTGACCAGCTTCAGCCGCTCCTGGCGAAGAACAAGGATGTCATCAATCTGGTCGAGGCGGGATTTATCGGCGCCTGGGGGGAATGGCACAGCTCCACCCATGGTCTCGATACGCCCGAGAATCGCAGGGAGATACTCTTCAAGCTGCTTTCCGCCCTCCCCGCCGACCGCATGGCCGTGGTGCGCACCCCGCATTACAAGAGGCAGATCTTTCGTGATTCGGTGATCACGGCGGATCGCGCCTTTGACGGCAGCTATCTCAGCCGGACCGGATTTCACAACGATTGCTTCCTCGCCGGGCCTGACGATATGGGGACCTATATCGAGCGGTCGCGGGCGAAGGAGATCGAATACATCAGCGGCGAGACGCGCTTTACCCCCTTCGGCGGGGAGACCTGCGGCGTTTCCAGCTATGCGCAATGCCGGAATGCCGTCGCAGAGATGGAGAAGCTCCATTGTTCCTATCTCAATGACGGCTATCATCCCGATGTGCTCGCGCTTTGGAAAAGCTCGGGCTGCCTGGCCGATCTCAAGAGGCGCCTGGGGTACCGTTTAGTGTTGCGCGGTGCGCAACTCCCGGAAACCGTGCGGCCCGGCGGTCGGCTTGCTTTCACCTTTGCGATTGAGAATGTCGGATTCGCCGCTCCGCACAATCCCCGCTCCCTTTTCCTGGTGCTGAGGGATGCGGCCACCGGCCGGGAAGCCTCGGCCTCAATCTCGCTGGATCCGCGCTCCTGGCTGCCCGGTGATACGCTCACCTTTTCACGACAATTTCGCATTCCCGCGGATTGGCCCGCCGGCACCGCTTCGGTCGCTTTGTGGCTGCCCGATCCGGAACCCTCGCTGCGGAATGATCCGCGCTACGCCATCCGTTTCGCCAATTCCGGTATCTGGGAACAGAGCCGGGGAGTGAACCGGATTGCCGATCAACTGCTCATCGATCCCAACGCCCCGGGCGAGGCCGATTTGCAGGCCCGTGAGCTGATCGAGATCGGTCCACTGGCGCATGTCGGCAGCCGTTCGTCCCTTCCCGCGGCATTCGTCCTCGGCGCCTTTCCCAATCCTTTTAACAGCCAGATCACGATTCAGTACCAGCTGCCGCAAGCGGAGGCTGTCCGTCTCGAGATCTGCAATTTGCACGGCCGTTCGGTAAGCACCCTGGTGGAGGGCCAGCAAAGCGCTGGATGGCATACGGTTCAGTGGGACGGCCGCTGCGGCGGCAGCCAGGCCGCCTCCGGCATTTATCTCATCCGCCTGAAAACCGCTTCCAGCGAAACGGTGAAAAACATTGTTCTGACCAGATAG
- a CDS encoding gamma-glutamyltransferase — protein sequence MRADIGKVLAGVFCCMLAYSCTQSEQALTRRAAGSRGVVSSGNEQATRAGLQILEAGGNAADAAVATLLALSVKTIGAFCIGGEVPLIYYEAASGRVTVLNGQGGAPLDSAAIAWYYKNGIPGNDIRSAAVPAVVDLCVTALKRFGTRSFSQTAAPTLALLDAGGPEWYRDTSDGDTIHTGRDWYADLAVTLRKLNEAEKRSRGAREEKLQAVADRFYRGDIAEDLEKWYIQEGGFLRRADLAAHITRVEAPVTLHYKGYTICKCGPWTQGPWVLQALRLLEGYDLKGMGHNSPDYIHTVAEAMKLALADRDEYYGDPEYVRVPLGELLSDSYTALRRPLIDPGKASAILRPGDPYGMRALRPEGGRVFPAMGGTTICAVSDRWGNVAVCTPSGLGSRAGTGGATGITHGTRLVIFNTWPDHPNRIEPGKRPRITLTPTLVLRNGRPALAISVAGGDMQDQAALQILLNVIEFGMHAEAAWSARRFSTNHFIGSFGQDPPRLADLHLPDTLPLEVIDDLEQRGHRVTTTRENPGGVALLLWEPDAGQVDAVGGRSGAVR from the coding sequence TTGAGGGCAGACATCGGCAAGGTTCTGGCGGGGGTGTTCTGCTGCATGCTGGCTTATTCCTGCACTCAGTCGGAGCAGGCGCTGACGCGCCGGGCTGCGGGGAGCAGGGGGGTGGTCTCCTCCGGCAATGAGCAGGCCACCCGCGCCGGTCTGCAGATACTGGAAGCGGGCGGCAATGCCGCCGATGCGGCCGTTGCCACCCTCCTGGCGCTGAGCGTCAAGACAATCGGCGCCTTTTGTATCGGCGGCGAGGTGCCGCTGATCTATTACGAAGCGGCTAGCGGCAGGGTGACGGTGCTCAACGGCCAGGGCGGCGCGCCGCTCGACTCGGCGGCCATCGCCTGGTACTACAAAAATGGCATCCCCGGCAATGATATCCGATCCGCCGCGGTGCCAGCAGTGGTCGATCTCTGCGTGACTGCGTTGAAACGCTTCGGCACACGCTCCTTTTCGCAGACCGCGGCGCCCACCCTGGCGCTACTCGATGCGGGCGGGCCGGAGTGGTATCGCGACACCTCCGATGGCGACACCATCCATACCGGCCGAGACTGGTATGCCGATCTGGCGGTGACCCTGCGCAAGCTGAACGAGGCGGAAAAGCGCAGCCGAGGCGCGCGGGAGGAAAAGCTCCAAGCGGTGGCCGACCGCTTTTACCGCGGTGACATCGCCGAGGATCTCGAAAAATGGTATATTCAGGAGGGCGGTTTTTTGCGCCGCGCCGATCTCGCGGCCCATATCACCCGCGTTGAAGCGCCGGTCACCCTGCACTATAAGGGCTACACCATCTGCAAGTGCGGGCCGTGGACCCAGGGGCCGTGGGTGCTGCAGGCGCTGCGGCTGCTGGAGGGGTACGATCTCAAGGGAATGGGGCATAATTCCCCGGATTATATCCACACGGTCGCCGAGGCAATGAAACTGGCCCTGGCCGACCGCGACGAATATTATGGGGATCCGGAATATGTCCGGGTGCCGCTCGGGGAATTGTTATCGGATAGCTATACGGCGCTGCGCCGGCCGCTGATCGATCCCGGTAAAGCCTCAGCGATCCTGCGCCCCGGAGATCCCTACGGCATGCGCGCCTTGCGTCCCGAGGGCGGCCGTGTCTTTCCGGCCATGGGCGGGACCACCATCTGCGCGGTCTCCGACCGCTGGGGCAATGTTGCGGTCTGTACGCCGAGCGGTCTGGGTAGCCGAGCTGGCACCGGAGGGGCCACCGGCATAACCCACGGTACCCGCCTGGTGATCTTCAATACCTGGCCGGATCATCCCAACCGTATCGAGCCGGGCAAACGGCCCCGAATCACCCTGACGCCCACCCTGGTGCTGCGCAACGGGCGTCCGGCGCTGGCGATCAGCGTCGCCGGCGGCGACATGCAGGACCAGGCGGCGCTGCAGATCCTGCTCAACGTCATCGAGTTCGGCATGCATGCCGAAGCGGCCTGGTCGGCGCGGCGCTTCTCCACTAACCATTTCATCGGCTCCTTTGGCCAGGACCCGCCGCGGTTGGCGGATTTGCATCTGCCGGATACCTTGCCGCTGGAGGTGATTGATGATCTCGAACAGCGCGGCCATCGCGTGACGACCACCCGCGAAAATCCCGGCGGCGTCGCTCTGCTGCTGTGGGAGCCGGATGCCGGCCAGGTCGATGCCGTGGGCGGGCGCAGCGGCGCGGTCCGATGA
- a CDS encoding two-component regulator propeller domain-containing protein, which produces MTAESRLVRRLVLAGGFALISILCTAAPLSAVEPGPKLSFSHYSLDEGLSQSIVFAIHKDRRGFMWFGTESGLNRFDGYHFTTFYNLAFDSTSISANNITSICEDDSGYIWIGTAGGGLNRYDWRTERFSHFRSHTADSSSLGNDTVGAVFIDQHRTLWALTAAGGLDRFDTARGCFVRYRHDPRKSTGLDDNRILSLYFSPQDDRLWIGTAAGLNYYTPRTGAIERFTSAAGPAPWRAVSNLGGTRSEPGILWISTGLHNNSAASRGLFRLDTRSGQITPFRHRPGDPRSLPTDAIYGTSEDSRGSFWLLSDRGLIRMDRQSGRWQQFLIDPAQPASPRNFIRALHETGSGLMLLVNEATDGLWAFDAATRHFTHYQHDDADPGSLSNNDILSAYEDTTGVLWLGSNTGGLNKLEFYARKFNHFTAKSGDDNSLGFPLVRAICQDHEGFLWVGCSRAGLHRYSRNRQQVRHYRFGASDSSRLGNDNVWALCEDHQGALWVGTYGGGLSRLDRSRRHFECFRSQAGDSTTLSDDLVRAIFEDSRHRLWIGTETGGLNRYDRERNAFIRVKGRSNDNGSGSVRTMAEDADGRLWLGTFGGGLEHWDPGTGERQIYRNNPLDSTSLCSNYIQSIAIDPAGMVWIGSFGGGLDQFDPVRERFVHFTTQNSELADNAIYAVLCDAAGTIWCSSNRGLSNYNPKTQTFHNYDVYHGLQSKEFNGQAGFRGQNGELFFGGINGFNAFFPDQVRNNPYPPQVVLTGLQIFGSPVPIAPNSLLPRHISALQQIDLSHKKNDLTFEFVALHYSQPQENGYAYILENYDERWRNAGSQRSATYTNLSPGRYRFRVIARNSDGVWNKEGASIAVIIHPPWWKTPLAYVVFTTLLAGAALSLNRFQHARVVKREQEKAQVLHAELRAQAAEAQARAVQAESERQHHELEEARRLQLSMLPKQVPEVPGLEIAVHMETATEVGGDYYDFRLTPDGVLTVAIGDATGHGLKAGTMVSVLKGLFTAYGANGQIGDFFEICTRTIRQMHLGNLYMALILAKIKGSHISLSSAGMPPAYLYHHAAGAVEEITLKGMPLGAFADYPYQQVEKTLEPGDSLLLLSDGLAEIFDDHNEIVDYPRVKNAFEQVGNLAPAAIIRNLQATALSWRNGRELHDDITLVVLKRRSEHRA; this is translated from the coding sequence ATGACGGCTGAATCCAGGTTGGTTAGAAGACTGGTTCTGGCGGGTGGCTTCGCGCTTATTAGCATCCTGTGCACTGCTGCGCCTCTCTCGGCCGTCGAACCCGGACCAAAGTTGAGCTTTTCGCACTACTCCCTCGATGAAGGGCTCTCACAGAGCATCGTCTTCGCCATCCACAAGGACCGGCGCGGATTCATGTGGTTCGGCACCGAATCGGGGTTGAACCGGTTCGACGGCTACCACTTTACGACCTTCTACAACCTCGCCTTCGACTCCACCTCCATTTCCGCCAATAACATCACTTCGATCTGTGAGGATGATTCCGGCTACATCTGGATCGGAACCGCCGGCGGCGGATTGAACCGCTATGACTGGCGGACGGAGCGATTCAGCCATTTCCGCAGCCATACCGCCGACTCGTCCAGCCTCGGCAACGATACGGTGGGCGCGGTCTTTATCGACCAGCACCGCACCTTATGGGCCTTGACCGCCGCCGGCGGCTTGGACCGTTTCGATACCGCTCGCGGCTGTTTCGTTCGCTACCGACATGATCCCCGCAAATCCACGGGGCTGGATGACAACAGGATCCTCAGCCTGTACTTTTCGCCGCAGGACGACCGTCTCTGGATCGGCACCGCGGCCGGACTCAACTATTATACCCCCCGGACGGGTGCCATAGAGCGCTTTACGTCGGCAGCCGGCCCGGCGCCCTGGCGGGCTGTCAGTAACCTCGGCGGGACCCGCAGCGAGCCGGGAATTTTGTGGATTTCCACCGGCCTGCACAACAATTCCGCAGCAAGCCGCGGCCTTTTCCGGCTGGATACCCGCTCGGGGCAGATTACGCCCTTCAGACATCGTCCTGGGGATCCCCGCAGCCTGCCGACTGACGCCATCTATGGTACCTCCGAAGATTCCAGGGGTTCCTTCTGGCTACTGAGCGACCGCGGGCTCATCCGCATGGATCGGCAGAGCGGCCGCTGGCAGCAGTTCCTCATCGATCCGGCGCAGCCCGCCTCCCCCCGGAATTTTATTCGCGCCCTCCATGAAACCGGCTCCGGCTTGATGCTCCTGGTGAATGAGGCCACCGATGGCCTGTGGGCCTTTGATGCCGCCACCAGGCACTTTACCCACTATCAGCACGACGACGCCGATCCCGGCAGCCTGAGCAATAATGATATCCTGTCAGCTTACGAGGATACTACCGGGGTGCTCTGGCTTGGCAGCAACACCGGCGGACTCAACAAGCTCGAATTTTACGCCCGAAAATTCAATCACTTCACAGCGAAATCCGGCGATGACAACAGCCTGGGTTTCCCGCTGGTACGGGCGATCTGTCAGGACCATGAGGGCTTCCTCTGGGTGGGTTGTTCCCGCGCCGGTCTGCACCGCTATTCCCGCAACCGGCAGCAGGTACGGCATTACAGGTTCGGCGCCTCAGATTCCTCCCGTCTCGGCAACGATAACGTTTGGGCGCTCTGTGAAGACCACCAAGGGGCCCTCTGGGTGGGCACATACGGCGGTGGGCTGAGCCGGCTGGACCGGTCACGCCGCCATTTTGAATGTTTTCGTTCCCAGGCTGGGGACAGCACAACCCTCAGCGATGATCTGGTTCGCGCCATTTTCGAGGACTCGCGGCACCGGCTCTGGATCGGAACCGAAACGGGTGGCCTCAACCGATATGACCGCGAACGCAACGCCTTCATACGGGTCAAAGGGCGTTCGAATGATAATGGCAGCGGCTCGGTGCGCACCATGGCCGAGGATGCGGACGGCCGCCTCTGGCTTGGCACCTTCGGCGGCGGACTCGAGCATTGGGATCCCGGCACAGGCGAACGCCAAATCTATCGCAACAATCCCCTGGATTCCACCTCACTATGCAGCAACTATATTCAGTCGATTGCGATTGACCCGGCAGGGATGGTCTGGATCGGCAGCTTTGGCGGCGGACTGGACCAGTTCGATCCGGTCCGAGAGCGTTTTGTCCATTTCACCACCCAAAACAGTGAGCTGGCGGACAATGCGATCTATGCGGTGCTTTGTGATGCGGCGGGGACGATCTGGTGCAGCAGCAACCGGGGTCTCTCAAACTATAACCCAAAGACCCAAACCTTTCACAATTATGATGTCTATCACGGCCTGCAGAGCAAGGAGTTCAACGGTCAGGCCGGTTTCCGGGGGCAGAACGGTGAGCTCTTTTTTGGCGGCATCAACGGCTTCAATGCTTTCTTTCCCGATCAGGTGCGCAACAATCCCTATCCGCCCCAGGTCGTTCTCACCGGTCTGCAAATCTTCGGTTCACCCGTGCCCATCGCGCCCAACTCGCTGCTCCCCCGGCATATCTCGGCACTGCAGCAGATCGATCTCTCGCACAAAAAGAATGACCTGACCTTCGAGTTCGTCGCCCTGCACTACAGTCAGCCGCAGGAAAACGGCTATGCCTATATCCTGGAAAATTATGATGAACGCTGGCGCAACGCCGGGAGCCAGCGCTCGGCAACCTACACCAACCTGAGTCCTGGACGCTACCGGTTTCGTGTCATCGCCCGCAATAGCGACGGGGTTTGGAACAAGGAGGGCGCCAGCATCGCTGTAATCATCCATCCACCCTGGTGGAAGACGCCACTCGCCTATGTGGTGTTTACCACCCTCCTCGCTGGCGCGGCCCTTTCTCTCAACCGCTTCCAGCACGCCCGTGTGGTCAAGCGGGAGCAGGAAAAGGCGCAGGTCCTCCATGCGGAACTGCGCGCTCAGGCCGCCGAAGCCCAGGCCCGGGCGGTGCAGGCTGAGAGCGAGCGCCAGCACCACGAACTCGAGGAGGCGCGGCGCCTGCAGCTTTCCATGCTTCCGAAGCAGGTGCCGGAGGTACCCGGCCTGGAGATCGCTGTCCATATGGAGACCGCCACCGAGGTCGGTGGCGATTATTACGATTTCCGGCTGACACCCGACGGCGTCCTAACCGTCGCCATCGGCGACGCCACCGGACACGGGCTGAAAGCCGGGACGATGGTCTCGGTGCTCAAGGGGCTCTTCACCGCCTATGGGGCCAACGGCCAGATCGGCGATTTTTTCGAAATCTGCACCCGGACCATCCGCCAGATGCATCTCGGCAACCTCTATATGGCCCTGATCCTCGCCAAGATCAAGGGATCGCATATCAGTCTCTCATCGGCCGGTATGCCCCCCGCCTATCTCTATCATCATGCTGCCGGAGCGGTCGAGGAGATCACCCTCAAAGGCATGCCGCTGGGCGCCTTTGCCGATTACCCCTACCAGCAGGTTGAAAAAACCCTTGAACCAGGGGATAGCCTGCTGCTGCTCAGCGATGGCCTCGCGGAGATCTTTGACGATCACAATGAGATCGTTGATTACCCGCGCGTCAAAAATGCTTTCGAACAGGTGGGGAATCTCGCGCCCGCCGCCATCATCCGCAACCTGCAGGCCACGGCGCTAAGCTGGCGCAACGGCCGGGAGCTGCACGACGACATTACGCTGGTCGTGCTGAAGAGGCGGAGTGAGCACCGCGCCTGA
- a CDS encoding alpha-galactosidase — MQDSRVNFILVLAIIAAVVLACAGTPENVTVTHKNIQIRYDHLLHSQVVALTGGSTAIGDLSASEYPVVDGVAVTDFELKSHKVKTVRDGLGEGKQHTLIGQAPGLQKELTVTLYDPFPDAAVVQVTYTNTGANPVQIDSWANHHYTIKAGPAVSGQAPFWSYEPATYESRPDWFLPLKSGFSQENYLGMNASDYGGGTPVADIWRPDLGIGIGHLERVPKLVSLPIQMPDSLAAGLSIRYKVEKPLKPGESLSTFTTFVMVHHGDCFHTLATYREMMIRRGIPANKYPDTAYEPQWCAWGYERKFTMDQVVNTLPKAKELGFQWAVLDDGWQTAEGDWYLTKDKFPHGDADMIAFVDRIKGGGLKPQLWWCPLAVDPGTDLINSHPEYLLLNKDGSKQDISWWDSYYLCPAYTPVVEFTRNQVVQIMQKWGYQGLKIDGQHLNGVPPCYNPAHHHAYPEESCEKLPEFFKMIYETALSIYPEAVVEICPCGTSYSFFTMPYMNQSVASDPTSSWQTRLKGKTLKALMGAEAAYYGDHVELTDGGDDFASQVGVGAVIGTKFTWPEGAARRHKNDLTPAREQEWAKWTRIYLEHMLSKGTYRGELYDLGFDRPETHAIAREGRMYYAFYADAYAGEVELRGLEAKSYQVKDYVDGTSFGNVRGPKARIKVDFKKHLLLMATPD, encoded by the coding sequence ATGCAGGATTCCAGAGTTAACTTCATCCTTGTTCTTGCCATCATCGCCGCGGTCGTCTTAGCGTGCGCGGGCACGCCGGAGAATGTAACCGTCACCCACAAGAACATCCAGATCCGCTACGATCATCTTCTTCACAGCCAGGTGGTCGCACTTACCGGCGGCTCCACCGCTATCGGCGACCTTTCTGCATCCGAGTACCCGGTGGTCGACGGTGTGGCCGTAACGGATTTCGAATTGAAGTCCCATAAGGTCAAAACGGTCCGCGATGGCCTGGGCGAAGGGAAGCAGCACACCTTAATCGGCCAGGCGCCTGGGCTGCAAAAGGAACTCACTGTCACCCTCTACGATCCTTTTCCCGATGCTGCGGTGGTGCAGGTGACCTATACCAACACCGGCGCCAACCCGGTCCAGATTGACAGCTGGGCCAACCACCACTACACCATCAAGGCGGGGCCGGCGGTGAGCGGGCAGGCTCCCTTCTGGAGCTATGAGCCGGCCACCTACGAATCCCGTCCAGACTGGTTTCTGCCGCTCAAGTCCGGATTCAGCCAGGAGAATTACCTCGGCATGAATGCCTCCGATTATGGTGGCGGCACGCCCGTCGCCGATATCTGGCGGCCGGACCTGGGCATCGGCATCGGCCATCTCGAACGGGTTCCCAAATTGGTCTCGCTGCCGATCCAGATGCCGGACAGCCTGGCTGCCGGCCTGAGTATCCGGTATAAGGTGGAAAAGCCCCTTAAGCCGGGCGAGAGCCTCTCTACCTTCACGACCTTTGTCATGGTTCATCATGGCGACTGCTTCCATACGCTGGCTACTTACCGTGAGATGATGATCCGCCGCGGCATTCCGGCCAATAAATACCCGGATACCGCCTATGAACCACAGTGGTGCGCCTGGGGGTACGAACGCAAGTTCACTATGGACCAGGTGGTCAATACGCTGCCCAAAGCCAAAGAACTCGGCTTTCAGTGGGCGGTGCTGGACGATGGCTGGCAGACCGCCGAAGGGGACTGGTACCTGACCAAGGACAAGTTCCCCCATGGTGACGCGGATATGATCGCCTTTGTCGATCGCATCAAGGGGGGCGGACTCAAACCGCAGCTCTGGTGGTGCCCTCTGGCGGTCGATCCCGGGACCGACCTGATTAATAGCCACCCGGAGTACCTGCTGCTCAACAAGGACGGCTCCAAACAGGATATCAGTTGGTGGGACTCGTATTATCTCTGTCCCGCTTACACGCCGGTGGTGGAATTCACCCGCAACCAGGTGGTGCAGATTATGCAAAAATGGGGCTATCAGGGCTTGAAGATCGATGGCCAGCATCTCAACGGCGTGCCGCCCTGCTACAATCCAGCCCACCATCATGCCTATCCGGAAGAGTCGTGCGAAAAGCTTCCCGAATTTTTCAAGATGATTTATGAGACCGCACTGAGCATTTATCCTGAAGCGGTGGTTGAGATTTGCCCCTGTGGCACCTCCTATTCTTTTTTCACCATGCCCTATATGAACCAGTCGGTGGCCTCCGATCCCACCAGCTCATGGCAAACCCGCCTCAAGGGAAAAACCCTCAAGGCACTGATGGGAGCGGAAGCGGCCTATTACGGCGATCACGTTGAACTCACCGACGGCGGCGACGACTTTGCCTCCCAGGTCGGTGTAGGCGCGGTGATCGGTACCAAATTCACCTGGCCTGAGGGAGCGGCCCGGCGTCATAAAAATGACCTGACTCCGGCGCGGGAACAGGAATGGGCGAAATGGACCCGGATCTATCTGGAGCATATGCTCAGCAAGGGCACTTACCGCGGCGAGCTGTACGACCTGGGCTTCGACCGGCCTGAAACGCATGCGATTGCCAGGGAGGGCCGGATGTACTATGCCTTTTATGCCGACGCCTACGCCGGTGAGGTGGAACTGCGCGGCCTGGAAGCGAAATCCTACCAGGTCAAGGATTACGTCGACGGCACCTCTTTCGGCAACGTCCGCGGCCCCAAGGCCCGCATCAAGGTCGATTTTAAGAAACATCTGTTGCTCATGGCGACGCCGGACTGA